CCTCCGCGCGGGCGGTAAGCATCGCCAATCGGGAACGGCCGCCGAACTACCGGTTGCAGGCGGCGGTGGGCGGGTTGGGAGGTGCTGGGCCGGCGCGTTGGGCGTTCGCCCCCCGCGCCTGAACCGGGGCGTTGGGCGGACAGAATGAGGAGAGACATTGCGTAGGGGCCAGCTTCTCGTGAACCAATGAGACGCGAATACGATTTCAGCCGGGCAGTACCTCTCCATCCGCAGCAAAGCCATCGCCGCCGTGTGCCCCGGCAGCGGGTCGGTCGAAAGCAACCGGGCAAGCCGGCGTTCCAAGAACCTGAGCCTAAACTCACGAAGGAATGGCTCCGTGAGCTCAAGCGTCGGGTTGCGGATCTCAAGGACCCTGTCCGATACTTGCTCGTAAGTGACCTCGGCCGGCGACCAACGTTCTTCTACGACGTGGCGGACGGGGTTTATGCTTGGAATTGCCCGAAGGCGGCAACGCTTTTCAAGAGTCGTGCAGCCGCGATTGCCGTGCAGAAGGTGCTCGGTCGTTCAGTCAAGGTGCTCACGTGCACGACCAAGCGATATGGCGGGAAGCGGGTATTCGCTCGATTCCTTCGGTGACTGGCAGTTGGTACCCTCAGCCAACCCGGGGTGCCGCCCAACCACCGCATGCAGGCGACGGCGTGCGCCGTCGCAATGGGCGACAACGGCACGCGCCGCGCTGGCGCCCGCCGCGCCTGATGCGGAGCGTTGTACGCACAACGAATCATGAACCTGGCTTCTAGGCTCAGGCGGCGGATCCGAATCTTGCTGATCCTATTTGTGGCAGGTTTGGTAATGAGTGGCCTGACGGCATTCCCGCTCAACACCGAGCTCCGCATCCTCTGCTCGTTTCTCGACATAGACCCAGCGGCATCGCCAGAGGACTACCTTGGAGGCAGGTGTTGGATCGCCACGGTTGCAGCGGCCCTCCGCGAGACGGGCACCAAATATCCGTTTCTCGCGTATGCGACCGATTGGCTCGCCTTTGCGCACTTGGTCATCGCAGTTGTTTTCATAGGGCCACTCCGCGATCCGGTCCGGAACGTCTGGGTCGTCAACTTCGGCATCATCGCGTGCGTTGCAGTCATACCACTGGCTCTCATCGCTGGCGCTATCCGGCAGATCCCATTCTACTGGCGGCTTATCGATTGCAGTTTCGGAGTTCTTGGGGTCGTTCCGCTGTTGCTGGCCCGCAGATACATTCGGGGCCTAGAGGCCATCGAAGGTGCGAGTGGCGTATAACTACCGCATGCAGCCGACCGCGGGCGCACCTTCAAGTCGGCATGGGCGGGCAAGTCAACGTTTCGCGCCCGCGGCAGCTGATGCGGGGCGTTAGACGCCGCTTACCCAAGGAGGTTCGATGAGGCATGTGGCAATCGGAGTTCTCCTCCCAGCGTTCCTGACAGCGGCATGCCATTCCGCCACCACGCCAGATCCAGCCGCTGACCGTCAGGCCATCGCTGCTGCGACCGCGCAGTTCGAGGCCGCCGAGAACGCCGGAAGTGTGGACCAGTTTCGAAGTTACTTCGCTGACGACCTAGTCATGATGGGACCCAACAAGCCACCAGTGACCGGTGGGGACAGTGTGGCCGCCCTGATGCGGGTGTTCCACGATGCGTTCGCGGTGCAGGTTGAGTACAACAGTCAGGAGATTGTGGTGTCCGGCGATTGGGCCTTTGATCGGGGCACGGAGCATTACACGCTGACTCCGAAGGCTGGTGGCGCTCCAATCCAGAAGAGTGGCAACTACCTCTACCTGTATCAGCGTCAAAAGGATGGTTCCTGGAAACAGAGCCGAGTCATCTGGAATTAGCAGCGATCCGTTGCGATAAGGCGGCGTCTAACAAGCGTTTGCAGGCGACGGTGGGTGGCAGGCTCTCAGCAGAGGGAGATCGTCCGCCTTCGCCCACCGCGCCTGAAACGCGGCGTTAGCTGGACAGGCGGCATTTTTTTGATGGCCTGTGGGACCTGTGTGACGTAGAATTCTTGCAACAACCGATAGTCCGAGGCACCTATGGTTCTCACGGTCGAGTTGGAACAGGAAGACGACGGGCGTTGGCTCGCGGAAGTCCTTGAGTTGCCGGGGGTTATGGCGTATGGCCCATCGGCGCAGGAGGCAGTCGCGAAAGCCAAAGCCCTGGCCCTTCGTGTGGTGGCCGACCGCCTCGAACACGGGGAAGCGGGTCCGGAGCTTCGGGACATCTCCTTCAAGGCCGCATGAGCGAGTGGCCCAGCACCAGGGCACGCAGGGTGCTGGCGGCTCTACTCAAGATTGGCTGGCAGCTCAAGAGACAGACCGGATCCCACCGCACATTGTCCCGAGAAGGTTGGCCAGATGTGGTCTT
This portion of the Candidatus Polarisedimenticolia bacterium genome encodes:
- a CDS encoding nuclear transport factor 2 family protein; protein product: MRHVAIGVLLPAFLTAACHSATTPDPAADRQAIAAATAQFEAAENAGSVDQFRSYFADDLVMMGPNKPPVTGGDSVAALMRVFHDAFAVQVEYNSQEIVVSGDWAFDRGTEHYTLTPKAGGAPIQKSGNYLYLYQRQKDGSWKQSRVIWN
- a CDS encoding type II toxin-antitoxin system HicB family antitoxin, with translation MVLTVELEQEDDGRWLAEVLELPGVMAYGPSAQEAVAKAKALALRVVADRLEHGEAGPELRDISFKAA
- a CDS encoding type II toxin-antitoxin system HicA family toxin, which encodes MSEWPSTRARRVLAALLKIGWQLKRQTGSHRTLSREGWPDVVFAFHDREEIGPRMLARISKRTGLRPEDL